Proteins encoded in a region of the Paenibacillus wynnii genome:
- the yfkAB gene encoding radical SAM/CxCxxxxC motif protein YfkAB has translation MNGYRPSSLSLKELSPSYDPWDPITSLRSHGRHVLTSVEMTVTNLCNMRCEHCAVGDSLTLREGEMLPLKQMLSRLDEVEHLQTISITGGEPMFRADTVDNIIVPLLKYAKERGVRSQINSNLTMPLGRYEKLLPYLDVMHISFNYVNGDDFHEVGFANSGHAVSKQAAYRLYETMIENSRRLSEDGMLISAESMINYRTHTKLPEIHKLIRDMGAKRHEVHPMYATSFASALPVLSLREMADAIRSLLDTRDPELWMLFGTLPFFACSVLEEDQDLLRRLRSEKNVTLRNDPDGRNRVNVNMFTGDVFVTDFADIAAFGNIANRKLDDIFAEWQSQHPLNQKVNCHCDAAGCCGPNLLVADMYYPNVDFKTRKAITL, from the coding sequence ATGAATGGATATAGACCCTCATCATTATCATTGAAGGAACTGTCGCCAAGCTATGATCCGTGGGATCCGATTACCTCTCTGCGAAGTCATGGACGGCATGTACTAACCAGTGTGGAGATGACGGTTACGAATTTATGCAATATGCGGTGTGAGCATTGTGCTGTAGGGGATAGTCTAACTCTTAGAGAAGGAGAAATGCTGCCGCTGAAGCAAATGCTGTCCCGATTGGATGAAGTAGAACATTTGCAGACCATTAGCATAACTGGCGGAGAGCCGATGTTTCGGGCCGATACTGTAGATAATATAATAGTACCTTTGCTGAAATATGCCAAGGAGCGTGGAGTACGTTCACAGATTAATTCGAATCTTACCATGCCCTTAGGCCGTTACGAGAAGCTGCTGCCTTATCTGGACGTTATGCATATATCCTTTAACTATGTAAATGGCGATGACTTTCACGAGGTAGGCTTTGCAAACAGCGGTCATGCCGTGTCCAAACAAGCCGCTTATCGACTATATGAGACGATGATTGAGAATTCCCGCCGCCTAAGTGAAGATGGAATGCTTATCTCCGCGGAATCAATGATCAACTATCGGACACATACTAAGCTGCCGGAGATTCATAAGCTGATCCGGGATATGGGAGCTAAAAGGCATGAAGTGCATCCGATGTATGCTACCAGCTTTGCTTCCGCACTGCCGGTTCTGTCCCTGAGGGAAATGGCGGATGCTATCCGCTCACTTTTGGATACACGTGATCCAGAGCTTTGGATGTTATTTGGGACTTTGCCCTTCTTCGCTTGCAGTGTTCTGGAGGAAGATCAAGATCTTCTGCGCAGATTACGCTCGGAGAAAAATGTTACACTTCGGAACGATCCGGATGGACGAAACCGTGTTAACGTAAATATGTTTACCGGAGATGTCTTTGTTACTGACTTCGCCGATATTGCGGCTTTTGGCAACATCGCAAACCGCAAGCTGGACGATATATTTGCAGAGTGGCAGTCACAGCACCCGTTGAATCAGAAGGTAAATTGTCACTGTGACGCAGCTGGCTGCTGCGGGCCTAATCTTCTGGTAGCGGATATGTATTATCCAAATGTTGATTTTAAAACAAGAAAAGCGATTACTCTGTAG
- a CDS encoding LexA family protein: protein MADINFSENLRIHRERMGISKSELARRVGVSDVTVGHWEIGKISPRMGKVEMIADVLGVTTDDLIFGENTSKKPVNNSIPLFGSIAAGAPLEMIKAEEYLEIPEYISQRYPGAFLLRIKGDSMNKVIPTGAYALIVPCLEVTNGEIAVVSINGDEATLKRFYKLQNTIVLEPDSYNPEHKANSFTSDDSKQLRILGRMVWYMAPFDQKF from the coding sequence ATGGCGGATATAAATTTTTCTGAGAACTTAAGAATACATCGCGAGCGCATGGGGATTTCGAAATCCGAATTGGCTAGACGCGTTGGTGTTTCAGACGTAACTGTCGGACATTGGGAAATTGGAAAAATAAGTCCACGTATGGGCAAAGTGGAAATGATTGCTGATGTGCTTGGGGTAACAACTGATGATTTGATATTCGGAGAAAACACTTCCAAAAAGCCCGTTAATAATTCGATTCCTTTGTTCGGATCTATAGCAGCTGGAGCACCATTAGAAATGATTAAAGCCGAGGAATACTTAGAAATCCCAGAATATATAAGTCAGCGTTACCCTGGTGCTTTTCTTTTGAGAATTAAGGGCGATAGTATGAACAAAGTAATTCCAACAGGCGCCTACGCTCTCATTGTGCCGTGTCTGGAAGTGACGAATGGTGAAATTGCTGTAGTTTCCATAAATGGAGATGAGGCAACTTTGAAAAGATTCTATAAACTACAAAATACAATAGTTCTTGAGCCAGATAGTTATAACCCAGAGCATAAAGCAAACTCATTTACCTCTGATGACTCTAAACAATTAAGAATTCTTGGGCGCATGGTATGGTATATGGCCCCTTTCGATCAAAAATTTTAA
- a CDS encoding spore coat protein CotJB gives MEANPCEPRYYEMLEQLQIVDFALVELNLYLNTHPGDLRSIQQFNQLTQERTRMAKQFQELYGPLQNFGRAYSKCPWEWSQSPWPWQV, from the coding sequence ATGGAGGCAAATCCTTGCGAGCCCCGCTACTATGAAATGCTGGAGCAATTACAAATTGTCGATTTTGCATTGGTAGAGCTGAACCTATACCTTAATACTCATCCCGGGGATTTAAGGAGTATTCAGCAGTTTAATCAACTAACCCAGGAACGTACACGTATGGCTAAGCAATTTCAGGAGCTATACGGACCGCTTCAGAATTTTGGCCGTGCTTATTCAAAATGCCCATGGGAATGGAGCCAAAGTCCTTGGCCTTGGCAGGTCTAA
- a CDS encoding phage antirepressor KilAC domain-containing protein translates to MKQLQVFNFSGNEVRVVIHDGQSWWIAKDVCLAIDVDQTQTRRLDEDEKGLRLIQTLGGEQELLAVNEAGLYSLILGSRKPEAKPFKRWITHEVLPAIRKNGMYATDDLLDNPDLLIQAATKLKEERAARRALEEKIEEDRPKVVFAEALEVSRDSVLIADLAKLLKQNGINIGEIRLFKELRDQGYLIKTGSEYNMPTQRSMELKIMEIKIGQRGSASEGMKVTRTPKITGKGISYFINKFKGGFTQ, encoded by the coding sequence ATGAAACAACTACAAGTGTTCAACTTCTCAGGAAATGAAGTTCGTGTTGTGATTCACGATGGACAATCCTGGTGGATAGCCAAAGATGTCTGCTTGGCTATTGATGTCGATCAGACACAAACAAGGAGACTAGATGAGGACGAAAAGGGGTTGCGTTTAATACAGACCCTTGGTGGTGAGCAGGAATTACTTGCTGTGAACGAAGCAGGACTTTATTCCTTAATCCTCGGTAGCCGCAAGCCAGAGGCAAAACCATTCAAACGATGGATCACTCACGAGGTGCTGCCAGCGATTCGGAAAAATGGGATGTATGCTACGGATGATCTTTTGGACAATCCAGACCTGCTAATTCAGGCAGCCACAAAACTCAAAGAAGAACGGGCAGCTCGCCGGGCTCTGGAAGAAAAGATTGAGGAGGATCGACCTAAAGTAGTATTCGCTGAAGCTTTGGAAGTCTCGAGAGACTCAGTGCTCATAGCAGACCTTGCGAAGCTTCTGAAACAGAACGGAATTAACATTGGGGAAATAAGGTTGTTCAAGGAACTGAGGGATCAAGGTTATCTTATCAAAACCGGATCCGAATACAACATGCCCACTCAGCGATCCATGGAGCTCAAAATTATGGAAATCAAAATCGGGCAGCGTGGAAGTGCCAGTGAAGGTATGAAGGTAACCAGAACACCTAAGATTACCGGTAAGGGCATCAGCTATTTTATCAATAAATTCAAGGGAGGGTTTACACAATGA
- a CDS encoding undecaprenyl-diphosphate phosphatase codes for MDTITAIILAIVEGITEFIPVSSTGHMILTANLLGFAEQEPIMKTFEIVIQLGAILAIALVYRQRVLSLFGLGRSPSERGGVMPRARLNLLHIFLGIAPALGVAFFARDFIKGLFGATTVLWALVAGGILMIVAEWVNKRKIRITAHELDDLSYGQALAIGLYQIISVLWPGFSRSGSTISGGMLSGVSYRASADFSFLIAIPIMCAASGYELLDSYTYFTSETIGYFVIGFLISFVVAYLVVIVFMKLIQKIRLTHFAIYRFILAAVFWLFIMR; via the coding sequence ATGGATACAATTACAGCCATAATCTTAGCTATAGTCGAAGGTATTACCGAATTCATTCCCGTCTCTTCTACTGGACATATGATTCTTACGGCGAATCTATTAGGCTTCGCTGAACAAGAACCGATTATGAAAACATTTGAAATCGTGATTCAATTAGGAGCTATTCTCGCTATTGCTCTAGTCTATCGTCAACGTGTCTTAAGTTTATTCGGATTAGGCCGTAGTCCTTCGGAAAGAGGCGGGGTAATGCCGCGAGCCCGTCTGAATCTGCTCCACATCTTTTTGGGAATCGCTCCCGCACTTGGAGTTGCATTCTTTGCCCGTGACTTTATCAAAGGCCTTTTCGGGGCTACCACCGTGCTGTGGGCACTGGTAGCCGGCGGGATTCTGATGATTGTTGCAGAGTGGGTTAATAAACGCAAAATCCGCATCACTGCCCATGAACTAGACGATTTGTCTTACGGACAGGCGTTGGCGATTGGTCTCTATCAGATTATTTCGGTATTATGGCCTGGTTTCTCCCGTTCAGGCTCTACCATTTCAGGTGGTATGTTGAGCGGCGTCAGCTATAGGGCCTCGGCGGATTTTTCCTTCCTGATTGCAATCCCTATTATGTGTGCAGCTTCAGGCTACGAACTGCTTGATTCGTACACCTATTTTACTAGTGAGACTATCGGGTATTTTGTAATCGGCTTCCTTATCTCTTTTGTTGTAGCTTATCTTGTGGTAATCGTATTTATGAAATTGATTCAAAAAATTAGATTGACCCATTTCGCTATCTATCGATTTATATTAGCGGCCGTTTTCTGGTTGTTTATTATGCGCTAA
- a CDS encoding helix-turn-helix domain-containing protein, with translation MARRTMREWRAYLNLSKQDVGRSLGIHPSTYAKWERNPEEIKVCDIERIADAFKCDPKEIIFFEGNPSLKLGFFNSNHGKDGQSVEHKLEAEVSV, from the coding sequence ATGGCGAGACGAACAATGCGAGAATGGCGAGCTTATCTTAACTTAAGCAAGCAAGATGTGGGCAGGTCTCTAGGTATACATCCCAGCACTTATGCAAAATGGGAGCGTAATCCTGAAGAAATAAAGGTTTGTGATATAGAACGAATTGCAGATGCTTTCAAGTGTGACCCTAAGGAAATCATTTTTTTTGAAGGTAATCCAAGTTTAAAACTAGGTTTTTTTAATTCAAATCATGGTAAAGATGGACAATCCGTTGAGCATAAATTAGAAGCGGAGGTGTCTGTATGA
- a CDS encoding Holliday junction resolvase RecU: MKTVVYGNRGSGFEAVINYINQIYENRKLAVINKRSTPVKVTRSKGTKVLAGFYEAKSTVDYDGIYRGRAIFFEAKSTQELDRFDLKRVEDHQYEHLEKCHAVGAVCFVLVEFRRQRKTYLLPFATLRAYKGEATRGGRKSMTIDNFEVDAYEVMQGRVQLDYLATVDKIWFTETA; encoded by the coding sequence ATGAAAACAGTGGTATACGGAAATCGCGGGTCTGGCTTTGAAGCAGTGATAAATTATATAAATCAAATTTACGAAAACCGAAAACTGGCAGTCATTAATAAACGTTCTACTCCTGTAAAAGTCACCAGAAGCAAAGGTACCAAGGTACTCGCAGGATTTTATGAAGCAAAATCCACTGTAGACTATGACGGTATATATCGAGGTCGTGCGATATTCTTCGAGGCCAAATCAACGCAGGAGCTTGATAGATTTGATTTAAAGAGAGTTGAGGATCACCAGTACGAGCATCTAGAAAAGTGCCACGCAGTAGGAGCTGTATGTTTTGTCCTTGTGGAGTTTCGCAGACAGCGTAAAACGTATCTGTTACCATTCGCCACGCTGCGAGCGTACAAAGGAGAGGCTACTCGGGGTGGGCGAAAGAGCATGACTATTGATAACTTTGAGGTGGATGCCTACGAAGTTATGCAGGGCCGGGTGCAGTTGGATTACTTGGCAACGGTCGATAAAATTTGGTTCACGGAAACAGCGTAG
- a CDS encoding recombinase family protein, which yields MRVAGYVRVSTDEQAEQGNSLFEQQERMTAYCRAMNWESPTFFIDDGYSAKNLKRPAVDRLVKEVSQQKFDVVLNTKLDRLCRNLLDLLQTVSHFQTYNCAYVSVSEGFDTSTAVGRMTMHVLGAFAEFERERIRERVKDNMISLAKNTHKALAIPCFGYDIIDGHYAINQNEAESVKYIFDLILQGYGHRSISISLNDKGIVTKRGKSWDQINVKRLINNRTLCGTRIFNMRENIDGKIKIRDESEWVVVENNHPAIIEPSIFEEAQEIMNSRKPARKHAESETYLLTGLVYCSHCNNTMGGQTNRSKNKYGEYEYFRYICSSYVRKGGCKYHAVHRNDLESSVINEIRQLASKSNKEVVVITNSRSKEAEKIELKNALAKVDKKMQRQIEAYENELISAEDLKKARTRVENEKERLLKDLMNLENKYTDANVIHQRAKDLIGEIDGIDRKRSKFLIRQLIDQIDYKDGEYSITWRI from the coding sequence GTGCGAGTTGCTGGTTATGTCAGAGTAAGTACAGATGAACAAGCGGAACAAGGAAATTCACTATTTGAGCAGCAAGAACGCATGACTGCATATTGTAGAGCTATGAATTGGGAATCACCCACCTTTTTTATTGACGACGGTTATAGTGCAAAGAACTTAAAAAGACCAGCTGTAGATCGCTTGGTTAAGGAAGTTAGCCAACAGAAGTTCGATGTTGTTCTTAATACAAAATTGGATAGACTTTGCCGGAATTTACTAGACTTATTACAGACAGTCAGTCACTTTCAAACATATAACTGCGCATATGTTTCCGTCTCCGAGGGATTTGATACATCAACAGCGGTAGGGCGTATGACTATGCATGTCCTCGGTGCCTTCGCAGAATTCGAACGTGAGCGTATTCGTGAACGTGTGAAGGATAATATGATTTCACTTGCTAAAAACACTCACAAGGCATTGGCAATACCTTGTTTTGGTTATGACATTATTGATGGACATTATGCAATAAATCAAAATGAAGCTGAAAGTGTTAAGTATATTTTTGATTTAATATTACAGGGATACGGTCATCGTTCTATATCAATTTCATTAAATGACAAAGGAATCGTTACAAAAAGAGGTAAGTCCTGGGATCAAATTAATGTCAAGCGCTTGATAAATAATAGAACTCTGTGCGGTACACGTATTTTCAATATGAGAGAGAATATAGATGGAAAAATTAAAATCCGTGACGAGTCTGAATGGGTTGTTGTTGAAAATAATCATCCTGCTATAATCGAGCCATCAATATTTGAAGAAGCTCAAGAGATAATGAACTCTAGGAAGCCGGCCAGAAAACATGCTGAGAGCGAAACTTATCTTTTGACAGGACTAGTGTATTGCTCTCATTGTAACAATACAATGGGTGGACAAACTAATCGTAGTAAAAATAAATACGGAGAGTACGAGTATTTTCGTTATATTTGTTCATCCTACGTCCGTAAAGGAGGATGTAAATACCATGCGGTTCATCGTAACGATCTAGAAAGTTCAGTGATTAATGAAATACGCCAACTGGCATCTAAATCAAATAAAGAAGTTGTTGTGATTACTAACTCAAGAAGCAAAGAAGCTGAAAAAATAGAATTAAAAAATGCTCTAGCAAAAGTAGATAAAAAAATGCAGCGTCAAATTGAAGCATACGAGAATGAACTTATTTCTGCAGAGGATCTTAAAAAAGCACGGACGAGAGTTGAAAACGAAAAAGAGCGACTTTTAAAAGATCTCATGAATTTGGAAAATAAATATACGGATGCTAATGTAATACACCAGCGGGCTAAAGATTTAATAGGTGAGATTGATGGGATTGATCGGAAACGCTCAAAGTTTTTAATAAGACAACTTATTGATCAAATTGATTATAAGGACGGAGAATATTCAATCACTTGGCGAATATAA
- a CDS encoding hemolysin family protein codes for MLNLLLVLVLVLLNGVFVAAEFSLVKVRQSRLTQLVSEGNKMAGYALKVNRRLDSYLSATQFGITLASLGLGWVGEPAISELLVEPLMFKMGITDHTLIATVSVIIGFSIITFLHIVLGELAPKSLAIQRTEGSALLLSAPLMFFYNLFLPVIWVLNASANALLRLVGVEPANEAEAAHSEEEIRILMNQSAKSGVLDKDEMKLMDNIFEFSDLLAREVMLPRTDMDVLYSNLSLEDNMRIITETKHSRYPVAFEDKDRIIGFIHITDLLFAPPEQQNDLTSLVRPILNVPESMEISHVLKLMQKNKSQLTLVVDEYGGTAGLLTAEEILEEIVGDLHDEFEDERPSVERNGDHISVEGRMLIEDVNELTGVIIEDEEVDSIGGWLFKELEGNPSKGKRVMIDGVIFEVEESTRLRITRINIHRERPAQEEDDTADTDEANE; via the coding sequence ATGCTTAATCTTTTGCTGGTTCTGGTGCTCGTTTTATTAAACGGTGTATTCGTAGCTGCTGAATTCTCACTTGTTAAAGTCAGGCAGTCACGTTTGACACAGCTGGTTAGTGAAGGCAATAAAATGGCAGGGTACGCGCTCAAGGTTAATAGGAGGCTGGATTCTTACTTGTCCGCCACTCAGTTTGGGATTACCTTAGCTTCACTTGGATTAGGTTGGGTAGGTGAACCGGCAATCTCGGAGCTGCTCGTAGAGCCGCTAATGTTCAAAATGGGGATTACGGATCATACCTTAATTGCTACGGTATCGGTTATTATCGGTTTCTCGATTATTACTTTCTTACATATTGTACTGGGTGAGTTGGCACCGAAGTCCTTGGCTATTCAGAGAACAGAAGGTTCTGCTTTGCTATTGTCTGCACCTCTAATGTTCTTTTATAATCTGTTCTTGCCTGTGATCTGGGTGCTTAACGCATCTGCTAATGCTCTGCTGCGGCTAGTAGGTGTGGAGCCTGCCAACGAAGCTGAGGCTGCTCACTCCGAAGAGGAGATTCGCATTTTGATGAACCAATCCGCGAAAAGCGGAGTCCTTGATAAGGACGAGATGAAGCTGATGGATAATATTTTTGAATTCTCCGATTTGCTGGCTCGTGAAGTCATGCTTCCGCGAACAGATATGGATGTTCTGTACAGTAATTTATCGCTGGAAGACAACATGCGTATCATTACTGAAACTAAGCATTCCCGGTACCCGGTTGCTTTTGAAGATAAGGATCGGATTATCGGTTTTATCCATATTACTGACCTTTTATTTGCCCCGCCGGAGCAGCAAAATGATCTAACTTCTCTGGTTCGTCCGATTTTGAATGTGCCGGAATCCATGGAAATTAGTCATGTATTAAAGCTGATGCAAAAAAATAAGTCCCAACTTACACTCGTTGTGGATGAATATGGCGGAACAGCAGGATTACTGACAGCCGAGGAGATTCTCGAAGAGATTGTCGGTGATTTGCATGATGAGTTCGAGGATGAACGGCCTAGCGTAGAGCGGAATGGAGACCATATCTCTGTTGAAGGTCGAATGCTCATTGAAGATGTAAATGAACTGACCGGTGTAATCATCGAAGATGAAGAAGTCGATTCCATCGGCGGCTGGCTGTTCAAGGAACTGGAGGGCAATCCATCAAAAGGCAAACGCGTGATGATTGACGGTGTCATTTTTGAAGTGGAGGAATCTACCCGGCTGCGGATAACCAGAATTAATATTCACCGTGAGCGTCCTGCTCAGGAAGAGGATGACACAGCGGATACAGATGAGGCAAACGAGTAG
- a CDS encoding HD-GYP domain-containing protein, giving the protein MRLVSVNQLQAGMRLGKKIYNDEGLILLAEGAELTTPIINRLAKMDIGYIYIEDALTDDVIISGMLQDETRNQALKVIRNQFQDMTGASTITKGFYHLDKKFSKIMDYILDDMSSQVDPMIMLLDMHTADNYLYVHSLNVCLYTLVLGIAHGYSKNDLKVIGLGSLLHDIGKTQIPVKIVQKPGMLSDEEFRHMQAHTEIGYRILKEEPNIPLLAAHCALQHHERIDGSGYPRGLTGPQIHEYAKWLGVADSYDAMTSNRIYKKAMLPHQAVEALYVGSGTLYEQKQLELFRDRVAIYPLGLTVKLSTGESGVVVKIDPSTPHRPIVRVLTGAEGETVTPFEYDLSKALSVVISDVADQGEPIQQ; this is encoded by the coding sequence GTGCGTTTAGTATCCGTGAATCAGCTTCAGGCTGGTATGAGGCTAGGTAAAAAAATTTATAATGATGAAGGACTGATTTTGCTGGCGGAAGGAGCCGAACTTACGACTCCAATCATCAATCGGCTTGCCAAGATGGACATCGGTTATATATATATTGAGGATGCTCTAACAGATGACGTGATTATCTCGGGGATGCTGCAGGATGAAACCCGCAATCAGGCTCTTAAGGTGATCAGGAACCAATTTCAAGATATGACAGGTGCATCAACGATTACAAAGGGCTTTTACCATCTGGACAAAAAATTCTCTAAAATTATGGACTACATTCTAGATGATATGTCTTCACAGGTAGATCCAATGATCATGCTTCTTGATATGCATACGGCTGACAATTACTTATACGTTCACTCCCTAAACGTGTGTCTTTATACTTTGGTACTTGGTATTGCTCATGGTTACAGCAAGAACGATCTGAAAGTGATTGGCCTGGGTTCTCTACTGCATGATATCGGAAAAACTCAAATCCCGGTTAAAATCGTCCAGAAGCCTGGCATGCTGAGCGATGAAGAATTCCGCCATATGCAGGCTCATACTGAGATTGGCTACCGGATATTAAAAGAAGAGCCTAACATTCCATTATTGGCTGCACATTGCGCACTACAGCATCATGAACGGATTGATGGATCCGGGTATCCCCGCGGTCTGACAGGACCACAAATTCATGAATACGCCAAATGGTTGGGTGTAGCCGACTCCTATGATGCTATGACCTCTAACCGGATCTACAAAAAAGCGATGCTGCCGCACCAAGCAGTGGAAGCACTTTATGTCGGTTCGGGTACGCTATACGAGCAGAAGCAGCTGGAGTTGTTCCGTGATCGTGTAGCGATTTACCCACTCGGTCTTACGGTTAAGCTGAGCACCGGGGAAAGTGGAGTTGTGGTAAAGATTGATCCCAGTACTCCCCATAGACCTATTGTGCGTGTGCTGACAGGTGCCGAAGGAGAAACTGTAACTCCTTTTGAGTATGATCTCAGCAAAGCGCTCTCTGTAGTGATTTCAGATGTTGCAGATCAGGGTGAGCCCATACAACAATAG
- a CDS encoding spore coat associated protein CotJA produces MDSQERVYTPYRGPFDPCPPKPFKTYVVPPNQYIGYQPPDLPQFSLPEALKAGTLWPALFSPYESKCRGGN; encoded by the coding sequence TTGGATTCTCAGGAACGAGTGTACACACCGTATAGGGGGCCGTTTGATCCCTGTCCGCCAAAACCGTTCAAGACGTATGTCGTGCCGCCCAATCAGTATATTGGCTATCAGCCGCCGGATCTGCCGCAGTTTAGTTTACCCGAGGCCTTAAAAGCGGGTACACTTTGGCCGGCACTTTTCAGTCCATATGAATCCAAGTGCAGAGGAGGGAACTAG